A window of Rhodococcus sp. SGAir0479 contains these coding sequences:
- a CDS encoding adenosine deaminase, which translates to MATPFAELHMHIEGALGPELIFALAERNRMHLPYTDLADLESRYEFTDLQSFLDLYYANMAVLRTAEDFADLTRDYLRRASAAGVRHAEIFFDPQAHVSRGVPLQVVLDGIFDALAASEREFDISSGLIASFLRDQPVHDAEEVLAEILRLRAPVIGVGLDSAEVGYPPTLFEDVFARARAEGLHVVAHAGEEGPPEYIWQALDLLGAERIDHGVRCLEDPALVERLVDEEIPLTVCPLSNVRLRVVDSIADHPLRTMLQAGLRVTVNSDDPAYFGGDVGENFAQLRERLALTDDEVELLARNSIEASFASPARKAELLGG; encoded by the coding sequence ATGGCGACGCCGTTTGCCGAACTGCACATGCACATCGAGGGCGCCCTCGGTCCGGAACTGATCTTCGCGTTGGCCGAGCGCAATCGCATGCATCTGCCGTACACCGATCTGGCGGATCTCGAATCCCGTTACGAGTTCACGGATCTGCAGTCGTTTCTCGACCTGTACTACGCGAACATGGCGGTGCTGCGGACCGCGGAGGACTTCGCCGACCTCACCCGCGACTACCTGCGTCGCGCGTCGGCCGCCGGGGTGCGACACGCGGAGATCTTCTTCGACCCGCAGGCGCACGTCTCCCGGGGGGTTCCGCTGCAGGTGGTGCTCGACGGGATCTTCGACGCACTCGCCGCGAGTGAGCGGGAGTTCGACATCAGCAGCGGACTGATCGCGTCCTTTCTGCGGGACCAGCCGGTGCACGACGCCGAGGAGGTACTCGCCGAGATCCTCCGTCTGCGCGCCCCCGTCATCGGCGTCGGCTTGGACTCCGCCGAGGTCGGCTACCCGCCGACGCTGTTCGAGGACGTCTTCGCCCGGGCCCGGGCGGAGGGGCTGCACGTCGTCGCGCATGCGGGCGAGGAGGGGCCTCCCGAATACATCTGGCAGGCACTCGACCTGCTGGGCGCCGAGCGTATCGATCACGGGGTGCGCTGCCTCGAGGATCCCGCGCTCGTCGAACGGTTGGTCGACGAGGAGATCCCGTTGACGGTGTGCCCGCTGTCGAACGTTCGTCTCCGCGTGGTGGACTCGATCGCCGACCACCCGCTCCGGACGATGTTGCAGGCCGGTCTGCGGGTCACCGTGAATTCGGACGACCCGGCCTACTTCGGTGGAGATGTGGGCGAGAACTTCGCGCAGTTGCGCGAGCGTCTGGCGCTCACCGACGACGAGGTCGAACTGCTCGCGCGCAACTCGATCGAGGCGTCGTTCGCCTCGCCGGCGCGCAAGGCGGAGTTGCTGGGGGGCTGA
- a CDS encoding glutathione S-transferase family protein, with the protein MNYIPTRITADGRDGYPVEAGRYRLIVARACPWANRAIIVRRLLGLEDVLSMGICGPTHDERSWTFDLDPGGVDPVLKIPRLQDAYFARFPEYPRGITVPAMVEIATGQVVTNDFAQMTLDLSTEWKDFHRDGAPDLYPEDLRSEIDEVAELVFRDVNNGVYRCGFAGSQESYDRAYDRLFERLDWLTERLSTQRFLVGDTITEADVRLFTTLARFDAVYHGHFKCNRSKLSEMPVLWDYARDLFQTPGFGDTIDFTQIKQHYYIVHKDINPTQIVPKGPDLSHWLEPHNRELLGGRPFGDGTPPPPPRPEEVVPLSHWASTQRV; encoded by the coding sequence ATGAACTACATCCCCACGCGCATCACCGCCGACGGCCGCGACGGCTACCCCGTCGAGGCCGGCCGGTACCGGCTGATCGTCGCGCGCGCGTGCCCGTGGGCCAACCGCGCGATCATCGTGCGCCGCCTCCTCGGGCTCGAAGACGTTCTGTCCATGGGCATCTGCGGACCCACACACGACGAGCGCAGCTGGACCTTCGACCTCGATCCCGGCGGCGTCGACCCGGTGCTGAAGATTCCCCGCCTGCAGGACGCGTACTTCGCACGGTTCCCCGAATACCCGCGCGGGATCACCGTCCCCGCCATGGTGGAGATCGCGACCGGCCAGGTGGTCACCAACGACTTCGCGCAGATGACGCTGGACCTGTCGACCGAGTGGAAGGACTTCCACCGGGACGGCGCGCCGGATCTCTATCCCGAGGACCTGCGCAGCGAGATCGACGAGGTCGCCGAACTGGTGTTCCGGGACGTGAACAACGGCGTGTACCGGTGTGGTTTCGCGGGCTCACAGGAGTCGTACGACCGGGCGTACGACCGCCTGTTCGAGCGGCTGGACTGGCTCACCGAACGGCTCTCGACCCAGCGATTCCTGGTGGGCGACACCATCACCGAGGCCGACGTCCGGCTGTTCACGACGCTCGCTCGCTTCGACGCCGTGTACCACGGTCACTTCAAGTGCAACCGGAGCAAGCTGTCCGAGATGCCGGTGCTGTGGGACTACGCGCGGGATCTGTTCCAGACCCCCGGATTCGGCGACACGATCGACTTCACGCAGATCAAGCAGCACTACTACATCGTCCACAAGGACATCAATCCCACGCAGATCGTCCCCAAGGGGCCCGACCTGTCGCACTGGCTCGAACCGCACAACCGGGAACTGCTCGGTGGGCGGCCCTTCGGAGACGGCACGCCGCCCCCGCCTCCGCGCCCGGAAGAGGTTGTGCCGCTGTCGCACTGGGCCTCGACCCAGCGGGTCTGA
- a CDS encoding GlsB/YeaQ/YmgE family stress response membrane protein: MLSLGIIGWIIIGGLAGWIGSKVMKTDEQMGIILNIVVGVVGGLIGGFILSAFLDVEGGGLIFSFLTCLFGAIILLFLVKLVTGRR, translated from the coding sequence ATGCTTTCTCTCGGAATCATCGGTTGGATCATCATCGGCGGTCTCGCCGGCTGGATCGGCAGCAAGGTCATGAAGACCGACGAGCAGATGGGGATCATCCTCAACATCGTCGTCGGCGTTGTCGGCGGTCTCATCGGCGGCTTCATCCTCAGCGCATTTCTCGACGTCGAGGGAGGCGGGCTGATCTTCAGCTTCCTCACCTGCTTGTTCGGCGCCATCATCCTGCTCTTCCTGGTCAAGCTCGTCACCGGGCGACGCTGA
- a CDS encoding class I adenylate-forming enzyme family protein encodes MASLLAYPSTADPSSQSNDGRMVRRADGLLHHTGLTPCLTELLDVTAHRYSTREAVVEVDGGPRLTYGRLWTSASRVAGGLLEQGVGIGDRVAIRMPNGVRWVQAFLGVLLAGGVPVPIHPGHGAAQVRRILADSGSLLLLDGELPAGRPFMDDGAAPDDSALLFYTGGTTGVPKGVVLSHENVLSTVEGVIRSGADPAVAGVRHAVALPLSSATACVAHLLPTLVAGGTVVLTSACDGAGLLRALDVERVERLSVSAPLLRRLARASGAGGGSLRVLALDDEPVSATTLTRLRERFPAAEVVSGWAMTETGGAGLVLRSGGSEGPGESAHAGMEFAVAGPAPDVGELWCRGPSVMRGYWGDPETTARTVAGGWLHTGDVVRIGPAGEVRFVGRAADAIEIPRGVVYSREIEDALLAHPGVAESVVVGVMTPRGPDLGLAVVPEPGVDLTIDAVRAHLDAPLGHRVPPRLCAAVAALPRTATGRVDRRSVRARLEVSCSTTKGSVDVG; translated from the coding sequence GTGGCGTCACTGCTCGCGTACCCGTCGACGGCAGACCCGTCGTCTCAGTCGAACGACGGTCGCATGGTGCGACGCGCCGACGGCCTGCTGCACCACACCGGCCTCACCCCGTGCCTGACCGAGCTGCTGGACGTCACCGCGCACCGGTACTCGACCCGCGAGGCGGTCGTCGAGGTCGACGGCGGCCCGCGGCTGACGTACGGCCGGCTGTGGACGTCGGCGTCGCGGGTGGCCGGGGGCCTGCTCGAGCAGGGCGTCGGGATCGGCGACCGGGTCGCGATCCGGATGCCGAACGGCGTCCGCTGGGTGCAAGCGTTCCTCGGCGTGTTGCTGGCCGGTGGGGTGCCGGTGCCGATCCATCCGGGCCACGGCGCCGCGCAGGTCCGGCGCATCCTGGCCGACAGCGGAAGCCTCCTGCTGCTGGACGGTGAGCTGCCGGCCGGGCGGCCGTTCATGGACGACGGTGCGGCGCCGGACGATTCGGCGCTGCTCTTCTACACGGGCGGGACCACGGGCGTGCCCAAGGGCGTGGTGCTGAGCCACGAGAACGTGCTGTCCACGGTGGAGGGGGTGATCCGGTCCGGCGCCGATCCGGCCGTGGCCGGTGTGCGGCACGCGGTGGCGCTGCCGCTGAGTTCGGCCACGGCGTGCGTGGCGCACCTCCTGCCGACGTTGGTCGCGGGTGGGACGGTCGTCCTCACGTCCGCGTGCGACGGTGCGGGCCTGCTGCGGGCGCTCGACGTCGAACGAGTGGAGCGCCTCTCGGTGTCCGCGCCGCTGCTGCGCCGGCTCGCGCGCGCGTCGGGCGCCGGCGGCGGGTCGCTGCGAGTCCTCGCGCTCGACGACGAACCGGTCTCCGCCACCACGCTGACGCGGTTGCGCGAGCGATTTCCCGCCGCGGAGGTCGTCTCGGGGTGGGCGATGACCGAGACCGGCGGCGCCGGACTGGTCCTGCGCTCCGGAGGATCGGAAGGTCCCGGCGAATCTGCGCACGCCGGAATGGAATTCGCGGTCGCAGGTCCTGCGCCCGACGTCGGGGAGCTGTGGTGCCGGGGTCCGAGCGTGATGCGGGGGTACTGGGGCGATCCCGAGACGACGGCCCGCACGGTCGCGGGCGGCTGGCTCCACACCGGGGACGTCGTGCGGATCGGGCCGGCGGGGGAGGTTCGGTTCGTCGGCCGGGCGGCCGACGCCATCGAGATCCCCCGCGGTGTCGTCTACAGCCGCGAGATCGAGGACGCGCTGCTCGCTCATCCCGGCGTGGCCGAGTCCGTCGTGGTCGGTGTGATGACGCCGCGCGGCCCGGACCTCGGGCTGGCAGTGGTGCCGGAACCGGGGGTCGATCTCACGATCGACGCCGTGCGCGCGCATCTCGACGCGCCGCTCGGGCACCGGGTGCCCCCACGGCTGTGCGCGGCCGTCGCCGCCCTCCCGCGTACCGCAACGGGACGTGTCGACCGGCGATCGGTGCGGGCGCGGCTGGAAGTATCCTGCTCCACGACGAAGGGAAGTGTCGATGTCGGATGA
- a CDS encoding GNAT family N-acetyltransferase: MDGHQIDIIRLAWARELGLPDRAFDDSGVRHVRIDDDADRIRFVTLAGSTALVGPAWAVDRAEDRSDNDLARSGGLLALAKDHSGRCSGPVALAWAADFGKSVAVEQPLVSHDLEHVRALESACPPDDVAEAALTDKANWFTVLDDTHRPLASAAFREWQGIIADMGALTLPDARRRGFGATAARLATNDALDAGLIPQWRAHRDNVASRRLAARLGYEELGTVVSVAVTASTV, encoded by the coding sequence GTGGACGGCCATCAGATCGACATCATCCGGCTGGCGTGGGCGCGAGAGCTCGGCCTGCCGGACCGTGCCTTCGACGACTCCGGAGTGCGTCACGTCCGGATCGACGACGACGCCGACCGGATCCGGTTCGTGACTCTGGCCGGCTCGACCGCGCTGGTGGGCCCCGCCTGGGCAGTCGACCGCGCCGAGGACCGGTCCGACAACGACCTCGCCCGGTCCGGCGGGCTGCTGGCGCTCGCCAAGGACCACTCCGGCCGGTGTTCGGGACCCGTCGCACTGGCCTGGGCGGCGGATTTCGGCAAGAGCGTCGCCGTCGAGCAGCCGCTGGTCTCACACGACCTCGAGCACGTCCGTGCGCTCGAGTCCGCCTGCCCGCCCGACGATGTCGCCGAGGCCGCACTGACCGACAAGGCCAACTGGTTCACGGTGCTCGACGATACCCATCGCCCGCTCGCATCCGCCGCCTTCCGGGAGTGGCAGGGCATCATCGCCGACATGGGCGCCCTGACGCTGCCGGACGCGCGCCGCCGCGGGTTCGGCGCCACCGCCGCCCGTCTGGCCACCAACGACGCGCTCGACGCCGGGCTGATTCCGCAGTGGCGCGCACACCGCGACAACGTCGCGTCGCGCCGCCTGGCGGCGCGCCTGGGATACGAGGAGCTCGGAACTGTCGTGTCGGTCGCGGTGACGGCCAGTACCGTGTGA
- a CDS encoding ATP-binding protein, which translates to MSPTARSAGGNFPSPLTTFVGRRRESTATKRLLAQSRLVTLTGVGGVGKTRLALQVAGDLRRDFRDGAWLAELAELHDPELVPDAVAAVFGLHDHATTPPMELLVEYLAGRELLLVLDNCEHLVHAAAKLVDTVLRECPGVRILATSREALGVGGEAVVRVPPLPVPDPDSPPSLEALPRYESVTLFVDRARAAYPDFVVTESNRAVIARICHRLDGLPLPIELAAARVRVLSLDQILERLTDRFRLLTAGSRVAPSRQQTLRLSVDWSYDLCTPDEQQLWTRLSVFSGGFELDAVEGLCAEAVGSDRAVDLVASLVDKSILTIEKTDSVVRYGMLETLRDYGRERLDEAGETDRCRRLHRDWFLGLAERAEGEWISPRQVEWIARLTRETANLRDALEYCAAGAREGATGIRLANAQFPLWFCRGMLGEGRRWFSRMFAASDEEPGAARIAALCAASQLAGMQQDFAAGADLVARATRLADVLGDPVVAALAVQATGRQALYRGDLGVAMELLSRAVGPLREASNPQWSIWALQALGLAAGMAGDIASAQACHEEVLGVTEARGESEYRARAMYLLSLTLWRRGDRARAAELFVEALQLTRLVDDHFAGAGCLESLAWGEAASRRGERAAILSGAAEAMRQTMGVPPVLIPTMLGYHEECRRLCRSILGDRGFEVAFAKGATLEFPEAVEFALGRGEGVGIPRAEMEAPTAPMRIVVPTGEPPALTRRERQVADLVARGLTNREIAETLVISQRTAEGHVERILSKLGFGSRTQIAAWVAEQRDEASS; encoded by the coding sequence ATGTCGCCTACCGCACGGAGCGCCGGCGGGAACTTTCCCTCGCCGCTGACGACGTTCGTCGGGCGACGACGCGAATCCACCGCCACCAAGCGATTGCTTGCGCAGTCGCGGCTGGTGACGCTGACCGGGGTCGGTGGTGTGGGGAAGACCCGTCTGGCGCTGCAGGTGGCGGGGGACCTGCGGCGCGACTTCCGGGACGGGGCGTGGCTCGCCGAACTCGCCGAGCTGCACGACCCCGAATTGGTGCCGGACGCGGTCGCCGCGGTGTTCGGGTTGCACGACCACGCGACGACTCCGCCGATGGAGCTGCTGGTCGAGTATCTGGCGGGGCGTGAACTGCTGCTGGTCCTCGACAATTGCGAGCACCTGGTGCACGCGGCGGCGAAGCTGGTCGACACGGTGTTGCGCGAGTGCCCGGGCGTGCGGATCCTCGCGACGAGCCGGGAGGCCCTCGGGGTGGGCGGTGAGGCGGTCGTGCGGGTGCCGCCGCTGCCGGTGCCGGATCCGGACTCGCCGCCGTCGCTCGAGGCTCTGCCGCGATACGAGTCGGTGACGTTGTTCGTCGATCGGGCCCGCGCCGCGTACCCCGATTTCGTTGTCACCGAAAGCAATCGGGCCGTCATCGCGCGCATCTGCCATCGGCTCGACGGCCTGCCGTTGCCGATCGAGCTGGCCGCCGCACGGGTGCGGGTACTCTCGCTCGACCAGATCCTCGAGCGCCTCACCGACCGCTTCCGCCTCCTCACCGCCGGCAGTCGCGTGGCGCCGTCACGGCAGCAGACGTTGCGCCTGAGCGTCGACTGGAGTTACGACCTGTGCACGCCCGACGAGCAGCAGCTGTGGACCCGGTTGTCGGTGTTCTCGGGAGGATTCGAGCTCGACGCCGTCGAAGGTCTCTGCGCCGAGGCCGTGGGTTCCGACCGCGCGGTCGATCTCGTCGCGTCGTTGGTCGACAAGTCGATCCTCACGATCGAGAAGACCGATTCGGTGGTGCGGTACGGGATGCTCGAGACGTTGCGGGACTACGGCCGCGAACGGTTGGACGAGGCGGGGGAGACGGACCGGTGCCGACGGCTGCACCGGGACTGGTTCCTGGGACTGGCCGAACGTGCCGAGGGGGAGTGGATCAGCCCGCGTCAGGTGGAGTGGATCGCCCGGCTCACGCGGGAGACGGCGAATCTGCGGGACGCGCTCGAGTACTGCGCGGCGGGGGCGCGCGAGGGTGCGACCGGTATTCGACTGGCGAACGCCCAGTTCCCGCTCTGGTTCTGTCGCGGCATGCTCGGCGAGGGGCGACGCTGGTTCTCGCGCATGTTCGCGGCCTCCGACGAGGAACCCGGCGCGGCGCGGATCGCGGCACTGTGCGCGGCGAGCCAGCTGGCGGGCATGCAGCAGGACTTCGCGGCCGGCGCCGACCTCGTCGCGCGAGCGACGCGCCTCGCCGACGTGCTGGGCGATCCGGTCGTCGCCGCGCTGGCAGTGCAGGCGACCGGTCGGCAGGCGCTCTACCGCGGCGACCTCGGGGTGGCGATGGAGTTGCTCTCGCGCGCGGTGGGGCCCCTGCGGGAGGCGTCGAATCCGCAGTGGTCGATCTGGGCGTTGCAGGCGCTGGGTCTGGCGGCGGGGATGGCGGGAGACATCGCGTCGGCACAGGCGTGTCACGAGGAGGTTCTGGGCGTCACCGAGGCCCGGGGGGAGAGCGAGTACCGGGCGCGCGCGATGTATCTGCTGTCGCTGACGTTGTGGCGGCGCGGCGACCGCGCGCGGGCCGCGGAGCTGTTCGTCGAGGCGCTGCAGTTGACCCGCCTGGTCGACGACCACTTCGCGGGGGCCGGGTGCCTGGAGTCGCTGGCGTGGGGTGAGGCGGCTTCCCGGCGCGGCGAGCGGGCGGCGATCCTGTCCGGTGCCGCGGAGGCCATGCGGCAGACGATGGGGGTGCCGCCGGTGCTCATCCCGACGATGCTCGGCTACCACGAGGAGTGCCGCCGGCTGTGCCGCTCGATTCTCGGGGACCGTGGATTCGAGGTGGCGTTCGCCAAGGGCGCGACGCTGGAGTTCCCGGAGGCGGTCGAGTTCGCGCTCGGTCGCGGCGAGGGCGTCGGGATTCCTCGTGCCGAGATGGAGGCGCCCACCGCACCGATGCGCATCGTGGTGCCGACCGGGGAGCCGCCCGCGCTCACGCGGCGCGAGCGCCAGGTGGCGGACCTGGTGGCGCGGGGGCTGACGAACCGGGAGATCGCGGAGACGCTGGTGATCTCGCAGCGGACCGCGGAGGGCCACGTCGAGCGGATTCTGTCCAAGCTCGGGTTCGGGTCGCGTACGCAGATCGCGGCCTGGGTGGCCGAACAGCGGGACGAGGCATCGTCCTGA
- a CDS encoding acyl-CoA dehydrogenase family protein — protein MKRTLYGPDHEAFRESVREFVGRHIMPRQAKMIEQRYIDREVWLEAGRNGFLGLEVPEEYGGSEAGDYRFNAVLGEELARAGASFSSSFGIHYDIVAPYLVKLTTDEQKRRWLPRFCTGEMVTAIGMTEPSGGSDLAALKTTAVRDGDDWIINGSKTFITNGYGADLVVVAARTSPEKKARGITLFAVEAGTEGFERGRKLDKVGQPESDTAELFFDNVRVPATDMIGELDGGFIHMMQLLPQERIGAAVANLAHARPILEDTLDYAKERKAFGQPIGQMQWNKFLLAELVTKLDVAQAYVDNCVAAHDSGELTAIDAAKAKWWSAQIQNEILDHCVQLHGGYGFMKEYRAARAWMDARVTKIWAGSNEIMKELIGRDLGL, from the coding sequence ATGAAGCGCACCCTGTACGGCCCTGACCACGAGGCGTTCCGCGAATCCGTTCGCGAGTTCGTGGGCCGCCACATCATGCCGCGCCAGGCGAAGATGATCGAGCAGCGGTACATCGACCGGGAGGTGTGGCTCGAGGCCGGGCGGAACGGATTCCTGGGGCTCGAGGTTCCGGAGGAGTACGGCGGCAGCGAGGCCGGTGACTACCGCTTCAACGCGGTGCTCGGCGAGGAACTCGCGCGCGCAGGCGCATCATTCTCGTCGTCCTTCGGCATCCACTACGACATCGTCGCGCCGTACCTGGTCAAGCTCACCACCGACGAGCAGAAGCGACGCTGGCTGCCCCGGTTCTGCACCGGCGAGATGGTGACCGCGATCGGCATGACCGAGCCGTCGGGAGGCTCCGACCTCGCCGCCCTCAAGACCACCGCGGTGCGCGACGGGGACGACTGGATCATCAACGGCTCCAAGACCTTCATCACCAACGGGTACGGGGCCGACCTCGTCGTCGTCGCGGCCCGCACGAGTCCGGAGAAGAAGGCCCGCGGCATCACGCTGTTCGCCGTCGAGGCCGGGACCGAGGGCTTCGAACGTGGGCGCAAGCTCGACAAGGTGGGCCAGCCCGAATCGGACACCGCGGAGTTGTTCTTCGACAACGTCCGGGTGCCCGCGACCGACATGATCGGTGAGCTCGACGGCGGCTTCATCCACATGATGCAGCTGCTGCCGCAGGAGCGGATCGGCGCCGCCGTCGCCAACCTCGCGCACGCCCGCCCGATCCTCGAGGACACGCTCGACTACGCGAAGGAGCGCAAGGCGTTCGGGCAGCCGATCGGGCAGATGCAGTGGAACAAGTTCCTGCTCGCCGAGCTGGTCACCAAGCTCGATGTCGCGCAGGCCTACGTCGACAACTGCGTCGCCGCGCACGACAGCGGTGAGCTCACCGCGATCGACGCCGCGAAGGCCAAGTGGTGGAGCGCGCAGATCCAGAACGAGATCCTCGACCACTGCGTCCAGCTGCACGGTGGCTACGGCTTCATGAAGGAGTACCGCGCGGCCCGCGCATGGATGGACGCGCGCGTCACGAAGATCTGGGCCGGCTCGAACGAGATCATGAAGGAACTGATCGGACGCGATCTGGGCCTCTGA
- a CDS encoding alpha/beta fold hydrolase yields the protein MRPQPQDHPTLDSAAAATPSWREAVVDGRAVPYRVTGGGRPVLFLHGFGLTPGTYGRAIDRLAATGTRVYAPALPGFAGTGGLPAATHGFSGYGDWVGRFLDAARLDEPVTVVGHSFGGGVALAAAHALEDRVSDLVLVNSVGGGAWAPSGTVREIRHRPLWRWGAAAVVDTVLTGTPVSALASIAGDGVRNVLRDPAALWRIGVLARSADLRTEAARIVARGTPTTLLWSRGDTFIPRASFESLRDALGDPRVHRVAGCHGWLIGHPDRFGRAIAEILGSATVPAAGDVRGPDRVRSVPS from the coding sequence ATGCGCCCCCAGCCGCAGGACCACCCGACGCTCGACTCGGCTGCCGCCGCCACTCCGTCGTGGCGGGAAGCCGTGGTGGACGGGCGAGCGGTGCCGTACCGGGTGACCGGAGGCGGGCGACCGGTCCTGTTCCTGCACGGCTTCGGTCTCACCCCGGGCACCTACGGGCGCGCGATCGATCGCCTCGCCGCGACCGGAACGCGGGTCTACGCCCCCGCGCTGCCGGGTTTCGCCGGCACGGGCGGCCTGCCCGCGGCCACTCACGGATTCAGCGGTTACGGCGACTGGGTCGGACGGTTCCTGGACGCCGCCCGACTCGACGAACCCGTCACCGTGGTCGGGCATTCGTTCGGTGGCGGGGTCGCCCTCGCCGCGGCCCACGCGCTGGAGGACCGCGTCTCGGACCTGGTGCTCGTCAACTCCGTCGGCGGCGGCGCGTGGGCGCCGAGCGGCACGGTCCGCGAGATCCGGCACCGGCCGTTGTGGCGCTGGGGCGCCGCCGCGGTCGTGGACACCGTCCTGACCGGGACGCCGGTGTCGGCGCTCGCCTCGATCGCGGGCGACGGGGTGCGCAACGTGCTGCGCGATCCGGCCGCGCTGTGGCGGATCGGGGTGCTGGCACGCTCGGCGGACCTGCGGACGGAGGCGGCGCGGATCGTCGCCCGTGGCACCCCGACCACCCTGCTGTGGAGCCGCGGCGACACGTTCATTCCGCGGGCCAGCTTCGAGTCGCTGCGCGACGCGCTCGGCGACCCCCGCGTGCACCGGGTCGCCGGCTGCCACGGCTGGCTGATCGGCCACCCGGACCGGTTCGGCCGGGCGATCGCCGAGATCCTGGGCTCGGCGACCGTCCCGGCCGCGGGCGACGTCAGAGGCCCAGATCGCGTCCGATCAGTTCCTTCATGA
- a CDS encoding enoyl-CoA hydratase/isomerase family protein, which yields MAAESSGPASPTRLERVTTDADAEIAILTLDHGPLNLFDRAMFDAVIADIAALTAHPPRAVLLRAEGRVVSGGVDVHVFDGLTPEQGAELWQSLFARICHPLEALPCPVVFAAHGLTLTAAFEIALACDLLVAAPDARFGLVETVVGLTPSMGGPQRLAERAGSGRARELVMTADLYDAVTLRDWGVVNIVSDDVDTAARALVARLADGPTRAHAATKQIVAAWRSGGVAHADSVTAEVSGALFGTSDLRGAVRSFLEVGPGHATYTGS from the coding sequence ATGGCAGCAGAGTCCTCCGGGCCGGCGAGCCCCACACGCCTCGAACGGGTCACCACCGACGCGGATGCCGAGATCGCGATTCTCACGCTCGATCACGGGCCGCTCAACCTGTTCGACCGCGCCATGTTCGACGCCGTCATCGCGGACATCGCCGCATTGACCGCGCACCCGCCCCGCGCGGTGTTGCTGCGGGCCGAGGGCAGGGTGGTCTCGGGTGGTGTCGACGTCCACGTGTTCGACGGCCTCACCCCGGAGCAGGGAGCCGAACTGTGGCAGTCGCTGTTCGCGCGGATCTGTCATCCGCTCGAGGCGTTGCCGTGCCCCGTGGTGTTCGCCGCCCACGGGTTGACGCTGACCGCGGCGTTCGAGATCGCGCTCGCGTGCGACCTCCTGGTCGCCGCCCCCGACGCCCGGTTCGGGCTGGTCGAGACGGTCGTCGGGTTGACGCCGTCGATGGGCGGCCCGCAGCGGCTCGCGGAACGGGCGGGCTCGGGACGCGCTCGGGAACTGGTGATGACCGCCGACCTCTACGACGCCGTGACGCTCCGCGACTGGGGCGTCGTGAACATCGTGTCCGACGACGTCGACACCGCTGCCCGGGCCCTCGTCGCGCGGCTCGCGGACGGCCCCACGCGGGCCCACGCCGCCACCAAGCAGATCGTGGCGGCGTGGCGGTCGGGCGGTGTGGCGCACGCGGATTCGGTCACCGCGGAGGTGTCGGGCGCGCTGTTCGGCACCTCCGACCTGCGCGGCGCGGTACGCAGCTTCCTCGAGGTGGGCCCCGGCCACGCCACGTACACCGGCAGCTAG
- a CDS encoding crotonase/enoyl-CoA hydratase family protein, whose translation MSDEVLLERRDRILVITINRPDARNAINGAVSRGLAAAVDELDADDGLSLAILTGAGGNFCAGMDLKAFVAGENIVAPGKGLGFTEAPPRKPIIAAVEGYALAGGTELVLATDLVVASRTAKFGIPEVKRGLVAGAGGLLRLPRRIPPQKAMEYALTGDAFTAEEAAAYGFVNTVTEPGGALEGALALAERITANGPLAVAKTKEVIVRSAEWSADEAFARQLEVIAPVFGSEDAREGATAFAEKRAPVWKGR comes from the coding sequence ATGTCGGATGAGGTTCTGCTCGAGCGCCGCGATCGGATCCTGGTGATCACGATCAACCGCCCCGACGCGCGCAACGCGATCAACGGTGCGGTCAGCAGGGGTCTGGCGGCGGCGGTCGACGAGCTCGACGCCGACGACGGTCTCTCGCTCGCGATCCTCACCGGTGCGGGTGGAAACTTCTGTGCGGGGATGGATCTCAAGGCGTTCGTGGCCGGTGAGAACATCGTGGCTCCGGGTAAGGGACTCGGCTTCACCGAGGCCCCGCCGCGCAAACCCATCATCGCCGCGGTGGAGGGCTACGCGCTGGCGGGCGGTACCGAGCTGGTCCTCGCCACGGATCTGGTGGTGGCGTCACGTACGGCCAAGTTCGGGATCCCCGAGGTCAAGCGCGGGCTGGTGGCGGGCGCGGGCGGCCTGCTGCGCCTGCCCCGACGGATTCCGCCGCAGAAGGCGATGGAATACGCGCTGACCGGCGACGCCTTCACCGCCGAGGAGGCCGCGGCGTACGGGTTCGTCAACACCGTCACCGAACCGGGCGGCGCGCTCGAGGGGGCGCTCGCGCTGGCGGAGCGCATCACGGCGAACGGCCCGCTGGCGGTGGCGAAGACGAAGGAAGTGATCGTCCGTTCGGCCGAATGGTCGGCGGACGAGGCGTTCGCGCGGCAGCTCGAGGTCATCGCACCGGTGTTCGGCTCCGAGGACGCACGCGAGGGCGCCACCGCCTTCGCGGAGAAGCGCGCACCGGTGTGGAAGGGACGTTGA